GACCGGAGGCTCCGCCCCGGAAATCTCCTTTTGTTCTGCCGGAGCTGCGGCCACGCCCTAAGCAGAGGCCAGCGGACCTGTTGCCTCCGGCTTCGCCGCCCGGTTCTCCAGAGAATTCTGGAGAACGGCTGCTGAAGAACCGGGGAGAGACGGTCCGGCTTCAGAGCGGGCCGGGAGCTGCGGAGGAGATCGTCATCAATCTCAACTGGGTTCAGACCGAATCCTCCAGCTGGTTCGGCAGAAAAGGGATAGATCTCGATCTGGGCTGTCTGTTTGAGCTGAGCAATGGCCTCAAAGGCGCGGTCCAGGCGCTCGGTGAATCCTTCGGCAGTCTGAACCGGCCGCCTTACATCCTCCTGGACGGAGATGATCGCACCGGCTCGATTGCCACGGGCGAGAATCTGCGGATTAACAGCCACTATCTCTCCGAGATCAAGCGGATTGTTATCTTTGCCCTCATCTATGAGGGCGTGGCAAACTGGTCACAAGCCGGCGCCGTTGTAACCATAAGCCAGCAGGGCGGGCCTGAGATCAAGGTCCAGCTGGACGAGCACAACAACGATAAGGGAATGTGCGCCATCGCCATGCTTCACAGCCAACCGGATGGGAGCTTCAGCGTGGAACGGCTTGTGGAGTATTTCAGCGGTCATGAGGAGCTGGACCAGCGTTACCACTGGAATCTGCGGTGGGAGGCCGGGAGTAAGTAGGCATCAAGTAGCGGCCAGCATGAATAGGAAAAACGTCCCCTGGCGGGCGGTGATACCGCCGATAGCGCTGAGCCACCCTCTGCCGGACCAATGTGGTCGGTTTTTCGTATACATTGAGCCCACGTGCCCTCATGGCAGTGCAGCATAAGGCATTTAGCCCCCAGCACAAAACAGCCCTTCCCCGTCTAAGACGGATGGAAGGGCTGTTTGTGCTGTAATTATTTTATTCTGCCGTATGATCTACAGAAGCTGCCTGAATGCTGCCGAATGCCCAGTAGCCCACCGGGACATCTGTCCATTTCTGAACTGCGCTGGTCAGCGGAGCGATATCAAGGGCACGGTTGACGATAGTTACAGCTTCTGCACGCGTTAACGTCTGGTCCGGACGGAACGTGCCGTCTTCGTAACCGGTGATGATGCCAGCCTGAGACATCCGTTCAATGGCTGCCTGAGCCCAATGTCCGGAAATATCACTGAAGCCGGCCGCATGGTCTTGTGCGCTTATAATCAAGCGGGACAAAATGGTCGCCATTTCGGCTCTTGTAATTGTCTGGTTAGGCTTGAAGCTGCCTCCGCTGTAACCCTTCATGATGCCGCTTCGCGTCACTTGACCGATTGCTTCTGCCGCCCAGTGTCCGGCAGGAACATCGGAATACGCTACGCCAGCAGTAACATTGGACTGGCTGAAGGTGCGGGCAATGATGCTGGCCGCTTCTGCCCGGGTAATGCTGTTCCCTGGCTTGAAGGTGCCATCGGCATAACCCGTCATATACGCCTTCACCTGTACCGCAGGATCTTGTGCAAGTACAACGGTAAAGGTACTAAATTTGCTGATGCTAAATTGAATGCCTGACTTTCCGGTCTGGCCAAAAGGTACGATCTCTCCCTTGACCAATTCTTTGGTGCCGTCGCTATGTTCAATGAAGACCGCAAGTGCCTTCAGTTGCTCCGCCGTTAACGAAGTGTTATTAAGCGGTAATACCAGCGTAACCGGACGGCTCTGCAGATTGGTCTCAATTGTTACAGGACGGCTTACTAACGTAACTGCCGCACCGCGGGATACACTCTGTACCTGTGCTTTTGCAAGAGCTTCAACCTCTGCGCTCTGCTGTGATGTCTTCAGTGGAACGAGGTTGAAGTAAATATCTGTACCGAATCCAGCCATTGAGCTGCCCGGCACCTTCACCTCAGCATTCACTGTAAATAGATCCAGCATAATCTGATTATCAGCAAATTGCTTGCTGGAGGTTGCCGGAATAGTCAATCTGGTTCCAGCCACCTCGTCATTCTTATCAGGCACGATGATTTTGGCAATATTGGACCCTGCGGCCTTAAGCTCATTAACTGCCCGGATGGCCTGATCCAATGTGAACGTAAGAGTGTCACTTTTCACACCGTTTGAATCCTTGGTGCGGGTAATGACAACGGAGGAGACCATAGAGCCTTGAGCAGCACCGTTTTCAACATTCGCATTGATGCTTTCAGTCTGCGGGATTGGTGTCGGTACCGGAGCCGGGGCTCCCCCTCCTGAGCCTGAACCGCCGCCCGGTGCCGGTGTAGGAGAATCAGTTGGTGTGACCGGAACAGGAACTGTCGAGAAGCTCCATACCTTACTATCCGCAAGTCCTGCATAGCTGTTACCTGATTCATCTGTAAAAGCACCCGGCTCGATCAGCACATAATAGCTGCCGCCCTGCTTCAATAAACTGCTAGTATTGATGCTAACGATATCGTTTGTAATAGTGACAAGCTCCCGATTGCCCGCTTCGATTGTCGTTACAATCTCATGATCTGCTGCATTTACAAGCTCAATATTCCCTTTTCCAGCAAGCACATTCTCGTTAAAAGTCAGTGAGAGTATAGCAGATACAGGTACATGCGTTGCACTGCCTGCCGGACTGTAAGAGGTTACTACAGGTGCTGCTGTATCCGGTGCACTGGTAGTCACAAACCGCCAGGCGTTAATGCCTGCAATCCCGGCATAGCCATTGCCCGCGTGATCTGTAAATGCTCCCTCTGTAACCCGTACAAAGTAACTCGTCCCATGCTCCAGGTTATCCGCCGGATTGATGGTTACGACATTGTTCAGGATCGTTACCCTGTCCGAAAGAGCAGGAATCGCCGCTACCGGATGACTATCATCGGTGCTGCGGAAAATCTCAATAGTACCCGCTGCTGCCCGTACATTTTCGCTGAAGCTAAGGACCAGATTCGTGTTCACTGCCACTTCGGTGGCCCATGGCTCCGGTGAATATGTGATCACCGTTGGCGAGATCCGATCCGGTGCATCTGTGGTTGTGAACTGCCAGACTGTACTCTCTGCATTACCGGCATAGCCGTTGCCTGCGAGATCAGTAAATGCCCCGGCTCCAATCTGTACATAGTAACTCACACCATACTTCAGATCATCCGTAGGATTAATCGTCACTGCATTGCTATGAATAGTTACATTCCCGGAAGCTGCAGGAATCGTCGCTACCGGTGCATGATTCGCACTATTGTAAATGACGATATTGCCTTCACCAGCCTTTACATTCTCACTGAAGGTAAGCTCCAGATTAGCTCCAATAGCTACACCTGTTGCACCATTCGCAGGTGTGTACGTGTTCAACACAGGTGCAGTTGTATCTGGCGCAGCCGGGGTGGTGAACTGCCAGGTTGTACTGTCCGCAATTCCGGAGTAGAAGTTGCCGGATAGATCTGCGAAGGCATCTCCTGTAATTCTCACATAGTAGCTTGTACCATACTCCAGATGTTGAGCCAGGTGGATTGTTGCTTTGTTGTTCAGAATGATTGCCTTACTGGCAGCAATAGTAGCTACCGCTTTGTCGGAGTCAGGGCTGTAGATCTTAATGCTGCCTTCCCCTGCCCTTACATTCTCGCTGAAAGTAAGCTCCAGATCAGTTCCAACCGCTACATCTGCTGCACCGTTCGCAGGTGAGTATGTGTATACAATTGGCGCAGTCTTATCGGGCTCGCTGGTAGTAGTAAACCGCCAGGTTGTATCGTTAGTGATACCCGCATAGCTGTTGCCCGCCATATCCGCAAATGCATTGTTCTCAATCTGTACATAGTAGGTTGTACTGTAATCGAGGTCAGCCTCCAGATTGATCGTTACTACATTAGCGTCAATGATGACTTGAATAGATTCGGCAGGAATCGTCACCGGCGGAACACTGCTGTTCGTGCTGTTATATATTTTAATGCTGCCTTCCGATCTCTGTACATCCTCGTTGAAAATAAAGCTCAGGTTGGTGCCAATCTCTACATTCTTTGCCCCATTCTCAGGAGTAAAGCCGCTTGCTAACGGCGGTGTAGTATCTGGCGCATCGTTTGTTGTAAACCACCAGGTGTTACTGTCTATGATGCCGGAGAAATAGTTATCCGCTGCATCTTTGAATGCTACGTCTCCGATTTCAACATAATAACTAGTACTGTGTTTCAAAGAGAACAACAGTTCAATAGTAACAACACTGCCATTCACCATTACATTATCCGAATTAACAGGAATAATCTGTTCCGGTATATCGCGTTCCGTGCTGTTGTAAATCAGAATGTTGCCGCTCTCCTTCATTACATCCTCAGTGAACGTAATCGTAAGATCGGTGTCAGTGTCTACTGATGTCCCCCAACGCTCCGGAGTCAAACTGTCTACAGCCGGAGCTGTGGTATCTGCTGCTCCAGCTACTGTCGTGAAGCTCCATTCACCCGCTGCAATCGCGGAATTTCCATATTCGCTCTTATTGATGAAGGCATTCTCGTCAATTGTTACGGAATATTTAGTGCTTTCAACAAAATCCTCGCCCGGATTAATTGTTACGGTATTATTAACAGGATCTACTGATACCCTGCTATCCTTCGCCGGGATGATTTCAACCGGAGCAGACAGATCCGCAGCCTTGAAAATCCGGATATTTCCAGTTGCTTCATCCACCGGCTGATTGAAGGTCAGAACCAGATTGGCATTAATCTCCACATCGGTATCATCATTTCCCGGAGTCAGACTGAGCACCCGCGGAATGTTTGGAACGGCATTGGACTCAATGATCACACCAGTTACACCCACAGCGATAAAGCGGTTATGGCTCTGATTAAATGCGATTCCATTAAGGGTTGCTGTCGTACCTGTATTTTCAGGCTTCCAATTCTGCCCCATATCACTAGTAGAGATAACCTTACCGCCGTCTCCAGCGGCCATAAATACCCCGTTCCCGTAAGTCACTCCGTTCAGATTCACTTTAGAATCCAGGGCCTGCTCAACGCCTCTCTTACTATCCGGAGAGATAATGATGGTTCCGGACGCCCCGACAGCCATGAACATGCCACCGCCGAAGCTGATGCCCTTTAAATTTTCGGTTGTTTTGCGTGTTACCTTAGTCCAATCAGATCCATCTTTGGACATTACCACTGTACCGTTATCACCCACAGCTACAAACGTACCGTTGCCGTAAGCCACAGCGTTCAGATTCGCATTAGTGTCTGAGTATACTATATTCCAATCAGGGTCATTGTCGTTGTCATTTTTCATCATGATAGATCCTGATTCGCCGACTAGAACTAATTTTTTATCACCGTAACTGACTCCATTCCATTTCATAGTGATGAATCCATCGGAGGGTGTCCAGGACACGCCATTTGTTGACGTTAGGACTATCCCGTTGGCACCGACTGCAACATATTCGCCATCTGTTCCTGTATGGATAATATCGTTCAAATTCTCGGTCACACCTGATTCCCGGTCTGTCCAGGTCATGGAGCTGCTTAACGCACCAATCTCCCCTTCATTGCCCACCATTACTGTACCGGTGCCTATTGCTACT
The window above is part of the Paenibacillus sp. FSL H8-0048 genome. Proteins encoded here:
- a CDS encoding TerD family protein is translated as MTLELIKGQKYSITKDNPRLTQLIIGLGWQAAGAGIEIDSSAVLLTEAQRVSSAADLIFYGHPAAGDQSVALLSPEQRISTGTADQAQIAVRLDQIPAEYERIAFVLTIHEAVKRQQSFSSLDGAYLRIMSAADGTELLRYPLGNGYSVETAIVAGELYRYRSEWKFSAVGSGYAGGLPALCHSYGIPADTAQALVQTARPEAPPRKSPFVLPELRPRPKQRPADLLPPASPPGSPENSGERLLKNRGETVRLQSGPGAAEEIVINLNWVQTESSSWFGRKGIDLDLGCLFELSNGLKGAVQALGESFGSLNRPPYILLDGDDRTGSIATGENLRINSHYLSEIKRIVIFALIYEGVANWSQAGAVVTISQQGGPEIKVQLDEHNNDKGMCAIAMLHSQPDGSFSVERLVEYFSGHEELDQRYHWNLRWEAGSK
- a CDS encoding Ig-like domain-containing protein; amino-acid sequence: MFKGKGLKKVFSLLLTISLVWTGAFPVYAGSTDNGAASWTTLDTAPDGITLNAVAIGTGTVMVGNEGEIGALSSSMTWTDRESGVTENLNDIIHTGTDGEYVAVGANGIVLTSTNGVSWTPSDGFITMKWNGVSYGDKKLVLVGESGSIMMKNDNDNDPDWNIVYSDTNANLNAVAYGNGTFVAVGDNGTVVMSKDGSDWTKVTRKTTENLKGISFGGGMFMAVGASGTIIISPDSKRGVEQALDSKVNLNGVTYGNGVFMAAGDGGKVISTSDMGQNWKPENTGTTATLNGIAFNQSHNRFIAVGVTGVIIESNAVPNIPRVLSLTPGNDDTDVEINANLVLTFNQPVDEATGNIRIFKAADLSAPVEIIPAKDSRVSVDPVNNTVTINPGEDFVESTKYSVTIDENAFINKSEYGNSAIAAGEWSFTTVAGAADTTAPAVDSLTPERWGTSVDTDTDLTITFTEDVMKESGNILIYNSTERDIPEQIIPVNSDNVMVNGSVVTIELLFSLKHSTSYYVEIGDVAFKDAADNYFSGIIDSNTWWFTTNDAPDTTPPLASGFTPENGAKNVEIGTNLSFIFNEDVQRSEGSIKIYNSTNSSVPPVTIPAESIQVIIDANVVTINLEADLDYSTTYYVQIENNAFADMAGNSYAGITNDTTWRFTTTSEPDKTAPIVYTYSPANGAADVAVGTDLELTFSENVRAGEGSIKIYSPDSDKAVATIAASKAIILNNKATIHLAQHLEYGTSYYVRITGDAFADLSGNFYSGIADSTTWQFTTPAAPDTTAPVLNTYTPANGATGVAIGANLELTFSENVKAGEGNIVIYNSANHAPVATIPAASGNVTIHSNAVTINPTDDLKYGVSYYVQIGAGAFTDLAGNGYAGNAESTVWQFTTTDAPDRISPTVITYSPEPWATEVAVNTNLVLSFSENVRAAAGTIEIFRSTDDSHPVAAIPALSDRVTILNNVVTINPADNLEHGTSYFVRVTEGAFTDHAGNGYAGIAGINAWRFVTTSAPDTAAPVVTSYSPAGSATHVPVSAILSLTFNENVLAGKGNIELVNAADHEIVTTIEAGNRELVTITNDIVSINTSSLLKQGGSYYVLIEPGAFTDESGNSYAGLADSKVWSFSTVPVPVTPTDSPTPAPGGGSGSGGGAPAPVPTPIPQTESINANVENGAAQGSMVSSVVITRTKDSNGVKSDTLTFTLDQAIRAVNELKAAGSNIAKIIVPDKNDEVAGTRLTIPATSSKQFADNQIMLDLFTVNAEVKVPGSSMAGFGTDIYFNLVPLKTSQQSAEVEALAKAQVQSVSRGAAVTLVSRPVTIETNLQSRPVTLVLPLNNTSLTAEQLKALAVFIEHSDGTKELVKGEIVPFGQTGKSGIQFSISKFSTFTVVLAQDPAVQVKAYMTGYADGTFKPGNSITRAEAASIIARTFSQSNVTAGVAYSDVPAGHWAAEAIGQVTRSGIMKGYSGGSFKPNQTITRAEMATILSRLIISAQDHAAGFSDISGHWAQAAIERMSQAGIITGYEDGTFRPDQTLTRAEAVTIVNRALDIAPLTSAVQKWTDVPVGYWAFGSIQAASVDHTAE